In Capillimicrobium parvum, a genomic segment contains:
- a CDS encoding anthranilate synthase component II, with amino-acid sequence MEAVDMTRVLVIDNYDSFTYNLVQYLGELGARIDVVRNDRAAVDELLEDPPDRVVVSPGPCTPNEAGISLEAVRRFPEAGIPTLGVCLGHQSLGQAFGATVIRHEPVHGKTTVIEHDGRTIFAGVQAPLTVGRYHSLIVDPNTLPDELEVSATGGGVVMGLRHRELPAEGVQFHPESVLTDDGKRILDNFLCRTPS; translated from the coding sequence ATGGAAGCGGTCGACATGACCCGCGTCCTCGTCATCGACAACTACGACTCCTTCACGTACAACCTCGTCCAGTACCTGGGCGAGCTGGGCGCCCGGATCGACGTCGTGCGCAACGATCGCGCCGCGGTGGACGAGCTGCTGGAGGACCCGCCCGACCGCGTCGTCGTCTCGCCGGGCCCGTGCACGCCGAACGAGGCCGGGATCTCGCTCGAGGCGGTGCGCCGCTTCCCCGAGGCGGGGATCCCGACGCTCGGCGTCTGCCTCGGCCACCAGTCGCTCGGCCAGGCGTTCGGCGCGACGGTCATCCGCCACGAGCCCGTCCACGGCAAGACGACCGTGATCGAGCACGACGGGCGCACGATCTTCGCCGGCGTGCAGGCGCCGCTGACCGTCGGCCGGTATCACTCCCTGATCGTGGATCCGAACACCCTCCCCGACGAGCTCGAGGTCAGCGCCACCGGCGGCGGCGTCGTCATGGGCCTGCGTCATCGCGAGCTGCCCGCCGAGGGCGTCCAGTTCCACCCCGAGTCGGTGCTCACCGACGACGGCAAGCGGATCCTCGACAACTTCCTGTGCCGCACCCCGTCCTGA
- the trpE gene encoding anthranilate synthase component I: MAVAAEQAVTHTFIADCETPVSAFLKLRGHGPAFLLESAEQGQRVGRWSFIGVRPRKVLRWSLGDPGDPYALAAEEVGRTRLAPQPGLPPFAGGAVGYFGYDLVRTVEPLGPPNPDPVGLPDMALMLTDALVAFDHLKHTITVVAMADPDVVDEVREALAGPVPPPRAQPRAVAAPRWQANMPRERFEANVARIVEYVHAGDAFQVVPSQRWSAPIEKEPFSIYRGLRAVNPSPYMYFLDFVDFQVVGASPEPLLTVSGDRVSTRPIAGTRPRGGDLEEDERIAAELLADEKERAEHVMLVDLGRNDLGRVCRYGTVSVDEFMAVETYSHVMHIVSSVSGTLRDDVGAMDALRSVLPAGTLSGAPKVRAMQIIDELEPVKRGGYGGAIGYLSYTGDLDTCIHIRTVVVKDGVAHIQAGGGTVADAKPAYEFRESEAKSRAVKQAFELACAQEDWA; encoded by the coding sequence ATGGCCGTCGCCGCTGAGCAGGCCGTCACCCACACCTTCATCGCGGACTGCGAGACCCCGGTCTCGGCGTTCCTCAAGCTGCGTGGCCACGGCCCGGCGTTCCTGCTCGAGTCCGCCGAGCAGGGCCAGCGCGTCGGGCGCTGGTCCTTCATCGGCGTACGTCCGCGCAAGGTGCTGCGCTGGTCGCTCGGCGATCCCGGCGACCCGTACGCGCTGGCGGCCGAGGAGGTCGGGCGCACGCGGCTGGCGCCACAGCCGGGGCTGCCGCCGTTCGCCGGCGGGGCGGTCGGCTACTTCGGCTACGACCTCGTACGCACGGTGGAGCCGCTCGGGCCGCCGAACCCCGACCCGGTCGGCCTGCCGGACATGGCGCTCATGCTCACCGACGCGCTCGTCGCCTTCGACCATCTCAAGCACACGATCACCGTGGTCGCGATGGCCGACCCGGACGTGGTCGACGAGGTGCGCGAGGCGCTCGCCGGGCCCGTGCCGCCGCCCCGCGCGCAGCCCCGCGCCGTGGCGGCGCCCCGATGGCAGGCGAACATGCCCCGCGAGCGCTTCGAGGCGAACGTGGCGCGGATCGTCGAGTACGTCCACGCGGGCGACGCCTTCCAGGTCGTGCCGTCGCAGCGCTGGAGCGCGCCCATCGAGAAGGAGCCGTTCTCGATCTACCGGGGGCTGCGCGCGGTCAACCCGTCGCCGTACATGTACTTCCTGGACTTCGTCGACTTCCAGGTCGTCGGCGCCTCGCCCGAGCCGCTGCTCACCGTCTCCGGCGACCGCGTCTCGACCCGGCCGATCGCCGGCACGCGGCCGCGCGGCGGCGACCTCGAGGAGGACGAGCGCATCGCCGCCGAGCTGCTCGCCGACGAGAAGGAGCGCGCGGAGCACGTCATGCTCGTCGACCTCGGCCGCAACGACCTCGGCCGGGTCTGCCGGTACGGCACCGTGAGCGTGGACGAGTTCATGGCCGTCGAGACGTACTCGCACGTGATGCACATCGTCAGCTCGGTGTCCGGGACGCTGCGCGACGACGTCGGCGCGATGGACGCCCTGCGCTCGGTGCTGCCCGCCGGCACGCTCAGCGGCGCCCCGAAGGTCCGCGCGATGCAGATCATCGACGAGCTCGAGCCGGTCAAGCGCGGTGGCTACGGCGGCGCGATCGGCTACCTCAGCTACACCGGCGACCTCGACACGTGCATCCACATCCGCACGGTCGTCGTCAAGGACGGCGTCGCGCACATCCAGGCCGGCGGCGGGACCGTCGCGGACGCCAAGCCCGCGTACGAGTTCCGCGAGTCCGAGGCGAAGTCGCGCGCCGTCAAGCAGGCGTTCGAGCTCGCCTGCGCCCAGGAGGACTGGGCATGA
- the hisIE gene encoding bifunctional phosphoribosyl-AMP cyclohydrolase/phosphoribosyl-ATP diphosphatase HisIE: MPVGLDADQISFDAQGLVPCVIQDWRTGEVLTLAYMNELALRRTHESGELHLWSRSRGELWHKGATSGNTQAVRALRLDCDGDAVLALVEPAGPACHTGERTCFHRGDTEATAPHEALPALERTLDQRAAERPQGSYVVKLLDDAPLRGEKVQEEAEEVVRAAREETDDRVDEEAADLLFHLTVLLHGRERTLADACEVLNGRRR, from the coding sequence ATGCCAGTGGGACTCGACGCCGACCAGATCTCCTTTGACGCCCAGGGCCTTGTCCCATGCGTGATCCAGGACTGGCGGACCGGCGAGGTCCTGACGCTCGCGTACATGAACGAGCTCGCCCTCCGGCGCACCCACGAGAGCGGCGAGCTGCACCTGTGGAGCCGGTCGCGCGGCGAGCTTTGGCACAAGGGCGCGACGTCGGGCAACACGCAGGCCGTGCGCGCGCTGCGCCTGGACTGCGACGGCGACGCGGTGCTGGCGCTCGTGGAGCCCGCGGGGCCGGCATGCCACACCGGCGAGCGCACCTGCTTCCACCGCGGCGACACGGAGGCCACCGCGCCGCACGAGGCGCTGCCCGCCCTCGAGCGCACGCTCGACCAGCGCGCGGCCGAGCGCCCGCAGGGCTCCTACGTCGTCAAGCTCCTCGATGACGCGCCGCTGCGCGGCGAGAAGGTGCAGGAGGAGGCCGAGGAGGTCGTCCGGGCGGCGCGCGAGGAGACCGACGACCGCGTCGACGAGGAGGCCGCCGACCTGCTCTTCCACCTGACCGTGCTGCTGCACGGCCGCGAGCGCACGCTGGCGGACGCGTGCGAGGTGCTCAATGGCCGTCGCCGCTGA
- a CDS encoding ArsA-related P-loop ATPase gives MAPPLLHRRLIYVTGKGGAGKTTVAAVLALAARAAGRRTCVVELAGLARVAAMYGRPRLEGGAEQQLDDGLWTLSIDPEAAVREWFSSLISRRLADLLVRSGTFSAFAQAAPGARELTEAAKVWDLVQDGRWSGAAPFDVVVVDAASSGHGLGMLRAPATFAAIERVGPLGRQAATFRDFLADERATGVVGVAEPAELSVTEALELEASRPLAAIVANGVMPRRFTRAQLATVRAAADGPVAAAVELAAERVREQQAQLARLRRQARAPVHSLPLLADDGPGPEACGRLAARLARALA, from the coding sequence ATGGCTCCGCCGCTGCTGCATCGCCGCCTGATCTACGTGACGGGCAAGGGCGGCGCCGGCAAGACGACGGTCGCGGCGGTGCTGGCGCTGGCGGCGCGCGCGGCCGGGCGGCGGACGTGCGTCGTCGAACTCGCCGGGCTGGCCCGGGTCGCCGCGATGTACGGGCGCCCGAGGCTCGAGGGCGGCGCCGAGCAGCAGCTCGACGACGGCCTGTGGACGCTGTCGATCGACCCCGAGGCGGCCGTCCGCGAGTGGTTCTCCAGCCTGATCTCGCGGCGCCTGGCCGACCTGCTCGTGCGCTCGGGCACGTTCTCCGCCTTCGCCCAGGCCGCGCCCGGGGCACGCGAGCTCACCGAGGCGGCGAAGGTGTGGGACCTCGTGCAGGACGGACGCTGGTCCGGCGCGGCGCCGTTCGACGTGGTCGTCGTGGACGCCGCGTCGTCCGGCCACGGGCTGGGGATGCTGCGGGCGCCGGCGACGTTCGCGGCGATCGAGCGGGTCGGACCGCTCGGACGTCAGGCGGCGACGTTCCGCGACTTCCTCGCCGACGAGCGCGCGACCGGCGTCGTGGGGGTCGCCGAGCCGGCCGAGCTGTCGGTCACCGAGGCGCTCGAGCTCGAGGCGAGCCGCCCGCTGGCGGCGATCGTGGCCAACGGCGTCATGCCGCGGCGCTTCACGCGCGCGCAGCTGGCGACGGTGCGGGCGGCGGCGGACGGACCGGTTGCCGCGGCCGTCGAGCTGGCCGCCGAGCGCGTGCGCGAGCAGCAGGCCCAGCTCGCTCGCCTGCGGCGCCAGGCGCGCGCGCCGGTGCACAGCCTGCCCCTGCTGGCCGATGACGGGCCCGGACCCGAGGCCTGCGGGCGGCTGGCGGCGCGCCTCGCGCGCGCGCTCGCCTGA
- the era gene encoding GTPase Era, with protein sequence MTRSGFIALAGRPNVGKSTLVNAIVGRKVAIVSDKPQTTRRAIRGVATGDDWQLVLVDLPGVQRPRDALTERMQRRVERELEDADGALMVLNGEQGAGPGDRFIAAALRTAKVPVVIAVNKVDRLDNPGTVLALQQAAELEIGDEIFPVSARTGMGMKPLVDHLIALLPEGPFFYERGEGSDQPRDVILAELVREQVLRRTFQEVPHSVEVVIEEVEWPRGDLALVRALLWVETDSQKGIVIGSGGKMIKAIGTAARRELERELGSRVHLDLSVRVRRSWRADEGLLDRLGIE encoded by the coding sequence GTGACCCGCTCGGGCTTCATCGCCCTCGCGGGCCGGCCGAACGTCGGCAAGTCCACGCTGGTCAACGCGATCGTGGGGCGCAAGGTCGCGATCGTCTCCGACAAGCCGCAGACGACCCGGCGCGCGATCCGCGGCGTCGCGACGGGCGACGACTGGCAGCTCGTGCTCGTCGACCTCCCGGGCGTCCAGCGCCCCCGCGACGCGCTGACCGAGCGCATGCAGCGGCGCGTCGAGCGCGAGCTCGAGGACGCCGACGGCGCGCTGATGGTGCTCAACGGCGAGCAGGGCGCCGGGCCCGGGGACCGCTTCATCGCGGCCGCGCTGCGCACCGCCAAGGTGCCGGTGGTCATCGCGGTCAACAAGGTCGACCGGCTCGACAACCCGGGCACCGTGCTCGCGCTGCAGCAGGCCGCCGAGCTCGAGATCGGCGACGAGATATTCCCGGTCTCCGCCCGCACCGGCATGGGTATGAAGCCGCTCGTCGACCACCTCATCGCCCTGCTGCCCGAGGGGCCGTTCTTCTACGAGCGGGGCGAGGGGTCCGACCAGCCGCGCGACGTGATCCTCGCGGAGCTCGTCCGCGAGCAGGTGCTGCGCCGCACGTTCCAGGAGGTGCCGCACTCGGTCGAGGTCGTCATCGAGGAGGTCGAGTGGCCGCGCGGCGACCTCGCCCTCGTGCGCGCGCTGCTGTGGGTGGAGACCGATTCCCAGAAGGGCATCGTCATCGGCTCCGGCGGCAAGATGATCAAGGCGATCGGGACCGCCGCCCGCCGCGAGCTCGAGCGCGAGCTCGGGTCGCGCGTGCATCTCGACCTCTCCGTCCGCGTGCGGCGCTCGTGGCGCGCGGACGAGGGGCTGCTGGACCGGCTGGGCATCGAGTAG
- the ybeY gene encoding rRNA maturation RNase YbeY has translation MLEVEVVGTAAIAGAEVERLVAIALASADVEDGHVAVEFVDADRIRDLNREHRAKDSPTDVLSFPIDSDDGEPYGPRELGDVVICPEHTEDLREAVIHGTLHLVGMDHETDDGEMLALQRELLGW, from the coding sequence GTGCTCGAGGTTGAGGTCGTCGGCACCGCGGCGATCGCCGGGGCGGAGGTCGAGCGTCTCGTGGCCATCGCGCTGGCATCCGCCGACGTCGAGGACGGTCACGTGGCGGTGGAGTTCGTCGACGCGGATCGCATCCGCGACCTGAACCGCGAGCACCGCGCCAAGGACTCGCCCACCGACGTCCTGTCGTTCCCCATCGACTCCGACGACGGCGAGCCGTACGGCCCGCGCGAGCTCGGCGACGTCGTGATCTGCCCCGAGCACACCGAGGACCTGCGCGAGGCGGTCATCCACGGCACGCTGCATCTCGTCGGGATGGACCACGAGACCGACGACGGCGAGATGCTCGCGCTGCAGCGCGAGCTGCTGGGTTGGTAG
- a CDS encoding PhoH family protein, protein MRTQIELPNRVAAEMAGSEDTVLKALEGHLDCDLFLRGNMVTLDGEPEAVRAAEQVVREMAELVEQGHEIAPGTISAVAGALDAHESPARILEDVVWRHRSTKVAPKSVNQKRYVDSIRRNTITFGIGPAGTGKTWLAVAMAAAALQRREVNRVILTRPAVEAGERLGFLPGDLMAKIDPYLRPLFDALQDMLDAEKVTQALERGQIEVAPLAFMRGRTLNDSFIILDEAQNTTPEQMKMFLTRLGFGSKMVVTGDITQVDLPREHQSGLIVVSEILDGLEGVEFVRFGGEDVVRHKLVQRIVEAYDSHTAGQTGQLRRARG, encoded by the coding sequence ATGAGAACCCAGATCGAGCTGCCCAACCGCGTCGCCGCCGAGATGGCCGGTAGCGAGGACACGGTGCTCAAGGCCCTGGAGGGCCACCTCGACTGCGACCTGTTCCTGCGCGGCAACATGGTCACGCTCGACGGCGAGCCGGAGGCCGTGCGCGCCGCCGAGCAGGTCGTGCGCGAGATGGCCGAGCTCGTCGAGCAGGGCCACGAGATCGCGCCCGGCACGATCAGCGCGGTCGCCGGCGCGCTGGATGCGCACGAGTCGCCCGCGCGCATCCTCGAGGACGTCGTCTGGCGCCACCGCTCCACGAAGGTCGCGCCGAAGTCGGTCAACCAGAAGCGCTACGTCGACTCGATCCGCCGCAACACGATCACCTTCGGCATCGGCCCCGCGGGCACCGGCAAGACGTGGCTGGCCGTCGCGATGGCCGCCGCCGCCCTGCAGCGCCGCGAGGTCAACCGCGTGATCCTCACCCGGCCGGCCGTGGAGGCCGGCGAGCGCCTCGGCTTCCTGCCCGGCGACCTGATGGCGAAGATCGACCCGTACCTGCGTCCGCTGTTCGACGCGCTGCAGGACATGCTGGACGCCGAGAAGGTCACGCAGGCGCTGGAGCGCGGCCAGATCGAGGTCGCGCCGCTGGCCTTCATGCGCGGAAGGACGCTCAACGACAGCTTCATCATCCTCGACGAGGCCCAGAACACCACGCCCGAGCAGATGAAGATGTTCCTGACCCGCCTCGGGTTCGGCTCGAAGATGGTGGTGACCGGCGACATCACGCAGGTCGACCTGCCGCGCGAGCACCAGTCGGGCCTGATCGTCGTCTCGGAGATCCTCGACGGCCTGGAGGGCGTGGAGTTCGTACGCTTCGGCGGCGAGGACGTCGTGCGCCACAAGCTCGTGCAGCGGATCGTCGAGGCCTACGACTCCCACACCGCCGGCCAGACCGGGCAGCTGCGGCGTGCTCGAGGTTGA
- a CDS encoding GatB/YqeY domain-containing protein encodes MTALERVKDDLATARKAGERGRVGTLSLVLSELQKAAKEGDGDEVAVLRRERKRRQEAARAFRDGGRPELAEAEEAEAGMIEQYLPAELSDDELRTMVADAVAETGAGSPKDMGRVMPVVMGKVAGRADGRRVSQHVKEALSA; translated from the coding sequence ATGACGGCACTCGAACGCGTGAAGGACGATCTCGCCACGGCGCGCAAGGCCGGCGAGCGCGGGCGCGTCGGCACGCTGAGCCTGGTGCTCTCCGAGCTGCAGAAGGCGGCGAAGGAGGGCGACGGCGACGAGGTGGCGGTGCTGCGCCGCGAGCGCAAGCGCCGCCAGGAGGCGGCGCGGGCCTTCCGCGACGGGGGCCGTCCCGAGCTGGCCGAGGCCGAGGAGGCGGAGGCCGGGATGATCGAGCAGTACCTGCCCGCCGAGCTGTCCGACGACGAGCTGCGCACGATGGTCGCCGATGCTGTGGCCGAGACCGGCGCCGGCTCGCCGAAGGACATGGGCCGGGTCATGCCCGTCGTCATGGGCAAGGTCGCCGGCCGCGCCGACGGCCGTCGCGTATCCCAGCACGTCAAGGAGGCACTGTCGGCTTGA
- a CDS encoding NAD(P)/FAD-dependent oxidoreductase, whose protein sequence is MAWKIVIAGGGFGGLYAARTLERILPPQSARITLVNDVNFMLYTPLLPGAAAGTLEPRHVVVPLREELKHADLRLGTVVGAAPDHGRLSVRGPEGDLEELAYDHLIVALGSISRTFPIPGLAEHAIGFKTLPEAIALRNRLLRSFEIAEAMEDGREREAYLTFVFVGAGYAGVEGLAELQDFAADAIELYPRCRTSGTRFVLVEARDRIMQEIPRSLAEFATRELRGRGIEIRTGTQLEEVREDSVRLSTGETIPTRTVAWTAGVKPHPAVAELGLPLDGGGRIRVDSYLQVEGRENVWAIGDAAAVPDAAQKYQRPTPPTAQHAMRQGRTAARNVAAATGAGHRRRRFTYKTLGVFVDMGRNQAVAQTLGIRWRGPIAWFLARTYHLLLMPGMKRRTRLVIDWSIGLFFGRDASELGMLGHPPALQGQSSGGTGEEAAGD, encoded by the coding sequence ATGGCCTGGAAGATCGTCATCGCCGGGGGAGGCTTCGGTGGCCTCTACGCCGCGCGCACCCTGGAGCGGATCCTGCCGCCGCAGAGCGCGCGCATCACGCTCGTCAACGACGTGAACTTCATGCTCTACACCCCGCTGCTGCCGGGCGCGGCGGCCGGGACGCTCGAGCCGCGCCACGTCGTCGTGCCGCTGCGTGAGGAGCTCAAGCACGCCGACCTGCGCCTCGGCACCGTCGTCGGCGCGGCGCCGGACCACGGCCGGCTCTCCGTCCGCGGCCCGGAGGGCGACCTCGAGGAGCTCGCATACGACCACCTCATCGTCGCGCTCGGCTCGATCTCGCGGACGTTCCCGATCCCCGGCCTCGCCGAGCACGCGATCGGCTTCAAGACGCTGCCCGAGGCGATCGCCCTGCGCAACCGGCTGCTGCGGTCCTTCGAGATCGCCGAGGCGATGGAGGACGGCCGGGAGCGCGAGGCGTACCTGACGTTCGTGTTCGTCGGCGCCGGCTACGCGGGCGTGGAGGGCCTCGCCGAGCTGCAGGACTTCGCCGCCGACGCGATCGAGCTCTACCCGCGCTGCCGGACGTCGGGGACGCGGTTCGTCCTCGTGGAGGCGCGCGACCGGATCATGCAGGAGATCCCGCGGTCGCTGGCCGAGTTCGCCACGCGCGAGCTGCGCGGGCGCGGGATCGAGATCCGCACCGGCACGCAGCTCGAGGAGGTGCGCGAGGACAGCGTGCGCCTCTCGACCGGCGAGACGATCCCGACGCGCACCGTCGCGTGGACGGCGGGCGTCAAGCCGCACCCGGCGGTCGCCGAGCTCGGCCTGCCGCTGGACGGGGGTGGGCGGATCCGGGTCGACTCCTACCTGCAGGTCGAGGGCCGCGAGAACGTGTGGGCGATCGGCGACGCCGCGGCCGTGCCGGACGCGGCGCAGAAGTACCAGAGGCCGACCCCGCCGACCGCCCAGCACGCGATGCGCCAGGGCCGCACGGCGGCGCGCAACGTCGCCGCGGCCACCGGCGCGGGCCACCGCCGGCGCAGGTTCACCTACAAGACGCTCGGCGTGTTCGTCGACATGGGACGCAACCAGGCCGTGGCGCAGACGCTCGGCATCCGCTGGCGCGGGCCGATCGCCTGGTTCCTCGCGCGGACGTACCACCTCCTGCTCATGCCGGGCATGAAGCGCCGGACCCGCCTGGTCATCGACTGGTCGATCGGGCTGTTCTTCGGCCGCGACGCCTCGGAGCTCGGCATGCTCGGCCACCCGCCCGCATTGCAGGGCCAGAGCAGCGGCGGCACGGGGGAGGAGGCGGCCGGCGACTGA
- a CDS encoding 50S ribosomal protein L11 methyltransferase — MIRLAVRVARADAELALAELLVLAPEGVEEVDAGDDVVEYAIYGAEGELPDLGEVRAAAGEALVEVSSTVVGDDWAQRWREFHRPLQLAGLRLRAPWHEAQEGLEVVIDPGQAFGTGMHPTTRLCLELLLAEPAARRACPLADLGCGSGVLAIAAAKLGWAPVDGYDHEAESVQATIDNAAANGVEVGAHPWDLRRDPIPQAPTAAANLLRPLLLELAERMTAPPETLIASGLLEAEAGEVAEAFARHGLREHARRSRDGWAAVLLRRAAA, encoded by the coding sequence GTGATCCGCCTCGCCGTCCGGGTCGCGCGCGCCGACGCCGAGCTCGCGCTCGCCGAGCTGCTCGTGCTCGCGCCCGAGGGCGTCGAGGAGGTCGACGCGGGCGACGACGTCGTCGAGTACGCGATCTACGGCGCGGAGGGCGAGCTGCCGGACCTCGGCGAGGTCCGGGCGGCGGCGGGCGAGGCGCTCGTCGAGGTGTCGAGCACCGTGGTCGGCGACGACTGGGCGCAGCGCTGGCGCGAGTTCCACCGTCCGTTGCAGCTCGCCGGCCTTCGGCTCCGGGCGCCGTGGCATGAGGCGCAGGAGGGGCTCGAGGTGGTCATCGACCCCGGCCAGGCGTTCGGCACCGGCATGCACCCGACGACCCGGCTGTGCCTCGAGCTGCTGCTCGCCGAGCCGGCGGCGCGGCGCGCCTGCCCGCTCGCCGACCTCGGCTGCGGGTCCGGCGTCCTCGCCATCGCGGCGGCCAAGCTCGGCTGGGCGCCCGTCGACGGCTACGACCACGAGGCCGAGAGCGTGCAGGCGACGATCGACAACGCCGCGGCCAACGGCGTCGAGGTCGGCGCGCACCCCTGGGACCTGCGCCGCGACCCGATCCCCCAGGCGCCCACCGCGGCCGCGAACCTCCTGCGCCCGCTGCTCCTCGAGCTGGCCGAGCGGATGACCGCGCCGCCGGAGACGCTGATCGCCAGTGGGCTCCTGGAGGCCGAGGCCGGCGAGGTGGCGGAGGCGTTCGCCCGCCACGGGCTGCGCGAGCACGCCCGCCGCAGCCGCGACGGCTGGGCCGCCGTGCTGCTGCGCCGCGCCGCTGCGTGA
- the dnaJ gene encoding molecular chaperone DnaJ, translated as MPRDPYEVLGVPRGADDTHIKKAFRKLARELHPDVNSSETAEEDFKEAAEAYEVLSDAERRATFDRYGWEGLRSGGYAPPDFSGFGSLGDIFDAFFGGGMAGGRGGPIQGGDVAVTVELDLLTASRGAKAEVAYDAITRCEHCHGNGAEPGTPIETCGRCGGAGRLQAVTRTPFGQVMRTVECDVCGGDGRVAKEPCKVCRGRGRQVQRRTLTVDVPAGIADGQRIRLGGRGHEGERGGPAGDLYVQVRVREHERFVRDGDDLVTVLDLPAPLAALGTTVRVPLLDGDEEVEIPAGTQPGATIVLRGKGMPPLRRGRHGDLRVVVNVVIPRRLNKRQRELLTELADSMGPENLANDESVFSKLRRSLFAS; from the coding sequence ATGCCCCGAGACCCCTATGAGGTGCTCGGCGTCCCGCGCGGCGCCGACGACACCCACATCAAGAAGGCCTTCCGCAAGCTCGCGCGCGAGCTGCATCCGGACGTGAACTCGTCCGAGACCGCCGAGGAGGACTTCAAGGAGGCCGCCGAGGCCTACGAGGTCCTCAGCGACGCCGAGCGCCGCGCGACCTTCGACCGCTACGGCTGGGAGGGGCTGCGCAGCGGCGGCTACGCGCCGCCGGACTTCTCCGGCTTCGGCTCGCTCGGCGACATCTTCGATGCGTTCTTCGGCGGCGGGATGGCCGGCGGGCGCGGCGGGCCGATCCAGGGCGGCGACGTCGCCGTCACCGTCGAGCTCGACCTGCTGACCGCGTCACGCGGAGCGAAGGCCGAGGTCGCCTACGACGCGATCACGCGCTGCGAGCACTGCCACGGCAACGGCGCCGAGCCGGGCACGCCGATCGAGACCTGCGGGCGCTGCGGCGGCGCAGGGCGGCTGCAGGCCGTCACGCGCACGCCCTTCGGCCAGGTCATGCGGACGGTCGAGTGCGACGTCTGCGGCGGCGACGGCCGCGTCGCCAAGGAGCCGTGCAAGGTCTGCCGGGGCCGCGGGCGCCAGGTCCAGCGGCGCACGCTGACGGTCGACGTGCCCGCGGGCATCGCCGACGGCCAGCGCATCCGGCTGGGGGGCCGCGGCCACGAGGGCGAGCGCGGCGGGCCGGCGGGCGATCTCTACGTCCAGGTCCGGGTGCGCGAGCATGAGCGCTTCGTGCGCGACGGCGACGACCTCGTCACGGTCCTCGACCTGCCCGCGCCGCTGGCGGCGCTCGGCACCACGGTGCGCGTGCCGCTGCTCGACGGCGACGAGGAGGTCGAGATCCCCGCGGGCACGCAGCCGGGCGCGACGATCGTCCTGCGCGGCAAGGGCATGCCGCCGCTGCGTCGCGGGCGCCACGGCGACCTGCGGGTCGTCGTCAACGTCGTCATCCCGCGCCGGCTGAACAAGCGTCAGCGCGAGCTGCTGACCGAGCTGGCCGACTCGATGGGGCCCGAGAACCTCGCCAACGACGAGTCGGTGTTCTCGAAGCTGCGGCGCTCGCTGTTCGCATCGTGA
- the hrcA gene encoding heat-inducible transcriptional repressor HrcA: MLSPRQELILAKVVEVYLEAGQPVGSKAIAADAAIEFGPSTIRNELAQLEEHGLLAHPHTSAGRVPTDSGYRYFVDRLLPARKVSLDLSLIRREVDEAMRATSEALSQVTNLLAIVSAPPIETATIRHVEVLLLQSQVLMVVIITSTGGVTKRVFTFDEPVDSGLVGWAGEYLNEELTGVGLGARTLAHRLAEPSLGVRERGFLAALSPAFIDLAETAESTLYMDGAARLLSEHRVQDLTQINSLMGMLEQRVTLLGALASALATPDVLVRIGAENELPELRSLALVASGYGLPARRLGAVSVLGPVRMDYGMAISSVREAARHLSRFVSDVYDN, encoded by the coding sequence GTGCTCAGCCCGCGCCAGGAGCTCATCCTCGCCAAGGTCGTCGAGGTCTATCTGGAGGCTGGCCAGCCGGTCGGCTCGAAGGCCATCGCCGCGGATGCCGCCATCGAGTTCGGCCCGTCGACGATCCGCAACGAGCTCGCCCAGCTCGAGGAGCACGGCCTGCTCGCGCATCCGCATACATCGGCCGGCCGGGTGCCGACCGACTCGGGCTACCGCTACTTCGTCGACCGCCTGCTGCCGGCGCGCAAGGTCTCGCTCGACCTCAGCCTCATCCGGCGCGAGGTGGACGAGGCGATGCGCGCGACGAGCGAGGCGCTCTCCCAGGTGACGAACCTGCTGGCGATCGTCAGCGCGCCGCCGATCGAGACCGCGACGATCCGCCACGTCGAGGTGCTGCTGCTGCAGTCGCAGGTGTTGATGGTCGTGATCATCACCTCGACAGGCGGCGTGACCAAGCGCGTCTTCACCTTCGACGAGCCGGTCGACTCCGGCCTCGTAGGCTGGGCGGGCGAGTACCTCAACGAGGAGCTGACCGGCGTCGGCCTCGGTGCCCGCACCCTCGCGCACCGGCTCGCCGAGCCGTCGCTCGGGGTCCGCGAGCGCGGGTTCCTCGCCGCGTTGTCGCCCGCGTTCATCGACCTCGCGGAGACCGCCGAGTCGACGCTCTACATGGACGGGGCGGCGCGCCTGCTCTCCGAGCACCGCGTGCAGGACCTCACGCAGATCAACTCGCTCATGGGGATGCTCGAGCAGCGCGTCACGCTGCTCGGCGCGCTGGCCTCCGCGCTGGCGACCCCGGACGTGCTCGTGCGCATCGGCGCCGAGAACGAGCTGCCGGAGCTGCGCTCGCTCGCGCTCGTCGCCTCTGGCTACGGCCTGCCGGCGCGGCGCCTGGGCGCCGTGTCGGTCCTCGGGCCCGTACGCATGGACTACGGCATGGCCATCTCGAGCGTGCGCGAGGCGGCGCGCCATCTCTCCCGCTTCGTCTCCGACGTCTACGACAACTGA